The Elephas maximus indicus isolate mEleMax1 chromosome 6, mEleMax1 primary haplotype, whole genome shotgun sequence genomic sequence atcaaaacaaagacAGTGAAATACTATTTTTCCTAgcattttattaataaattataTGTGGACAAATTAAAGAGTACTAGAAACTGTAAATTGTGTGCAGTATATAACCAATATAAGCAGGAATGGAAGTAGAAAAGTTCCACAGGCAGAAAAgtagatatttttttaaaaaaagaaaggtattAAAAAGCATTATTTCATTCCACTAAGCTGATTATTGTGAGTTTTTGCACCTTCAGGAGGCATGTTGTGGCCTGTTTTAGTTGCAGTGGGGATTATGATTGATGGATCATATTGGATTGAgaggttttagtttttatttttttgttttatatgaacAGGTTTTAATGCCCAGAATAGATTTCAAGAGAAATCTTATAAAAGGTATGGAAAGACTGTGAGTTTAGTTTTAGGAACTCAATCGACTCATATGCTGTTAAAGCTGAAAAGTTCCTTATAGATTCATAAGCCCAAGTttactattttatagatgagtaaacaAGGCTCAGGTAAGCTAAGTGACTTGTCTGTGGTCAGGCATCCCTGGCAGAGCACGGACTGGAATTTGAGCCTTTTGACTTCTAATCTAGCGTCTTTCTGTTATCCGTTTCACGGCGACTCCATgtcagtcagagtagaactatgctccacagggtttcagtggctaatttttcggaGGTAGATTGTCagccatttcttccaaggcacccatgggtggactcgaacctctaaccatttggttagcagtcatgtgcattaaccatttaaccatttgcaacacctagGAACTAGAAAAGTTTAGAATGTCTAAAGGTCTAAGCACAGCAGTCAGCTTGgcccccagcagcaccacaggctGCCCCCCTAGCAGCAGCATTGCTTCTCCCAGCAGCCCTTCTGCTGGCAACAGCCCCTCCCGCAGCCACAGCCACACGAGCCACAGCTACAggggcggcggcagcagcagacCACGGGGACACTGCAGCAGCCCCCACAGCAGCCGCAGCAGCAGGGGCAGCAGCCGGAGCAGCAGCCCACCCGGTAGTACCTGCAGGTGGTGCAGCTGCCACAGCCCCCGCCACAGCCACCACCGCGGCCGCCACCGGAGTCTCCACCGCAGCCACCACCACAGCCACCGCCACAGCCCCCGCCACAGCAACCCATGGTGTCAGGAGAGAGGACTCAGGTGAAGTGAGGAGAGAGGGGTCAGGAGGTGAGAGGGAGGTTTGATGCCTCCTTCCGCTGTGAGGCCCTTATATACCATCTTAGGCTTGGACTTGACCCAGACACATGACTTGTTCCCTGTTGTTTATGTAAATTTCCTCAGGAgaattttactgtgcttttacTTCCTTCCTAGAGGCTTTTGGCCTCATAAAATTTCTTATTTTAGctctgaatttatttattttataggcatGTTTACAATAAAACTGTGGGTCTGAAATATTTTACTGTGATCTTTGTTTTCTGCACAACCATAAAGGCAATGAAAGTGTAACTCAAAGGGCTGGATCTCAGCTGTAAGCACGATTTGAATTTTTACATCtagctgttttcatttttattcaatgTCATCAGTGATCCTCTAAGAGATGATGTAAAGATGCACCTccagtcctgggtggtacaaacagctaatgctcttgactgctaacagaaaggctggaggtttgagtccacccagggatacttcggaagaaagacctggccatctacttttgaaaaaccagccactgaaagccctatagagcacagttctgctctgacatacatggggtcgccatgagtcggagtcaactcagcagcaactgtgaAAGAAATACCTTCTGAGGCTGAGGTCTCTCTGAATTAGAAGCCTGAAAATGAACATTTCCAAAATCTCCCATGTCCCAGATTCGAGGAGAAAGACGAACAGTGTGTGGGGCCTTCCCCGCCCTTTTTCAGGCTTCCTGCTGTCCCTAGTTAGTGGTCACATTCTGCAAATGAAAAGAGAGATGGTGAGATGTCAAAAATTAGCAAAAAGAGTTTTTTTCAAAATCTCAGGACTGAGTCCCAGAGACAGATCTGGAGCAGCTGGTGCTCTGAAGTCACGTGAACACCCATGTGCAGGAACGAGTGCAGAATCATGCCTGCTCCTGTGCACTC encodes the following:
- the LOC126078364 gene encoding small cysteine and glycine repeat-containing protein 7-like yields the protein MGCCGGGCGGGCGGGCGGDSGGGRGGGCGGGCGSCTTCRYYRVGCCSGCCPCCCGCCGGCCSVPVVCCCRRPCSCGSCGCGCGRGCCQQKGCWEKQCCC